The following is a genomic window from Saprospiraceae bacterium.
ATCAGAAATTAAATGAGATTTTGATAGAACAGGATAGCTTATTGACCATGCAGGTGAAAGCAGTTGCTTTAAAATATAAAACAGGAGAATCCAGTCAGCTGGAACAAATAATGAGTATCACGCGGAAGGAAGAATTTCAGCAAATGATACGTCAAAATCAGACAGCGATGGATATGGAGACAAAGAAACTTGCCATGATACTTCAATTAAAAGAGGATATTACTTTTGAATTAGTTGATTATGGTGTGTTGGATCTTTTTGATGTAAGTAATGCCGCATCGTTGACTCAAAATACAGCTGTAAGCATAGCTTTGCAAGACGTAAAACTTGCTGATATGCAGGTAAACCTTGAAAAAGCACAAATGAAACCTGAGTTTAGTGTAGGATATTTCATCCAATCTCTGACAGGAAATCAGGAAGTGAATAGTCAGATTATATCTTACAACGGAGTACCCAGGTTTCAGGGGGCCACGATTGGTATGTCGATACCCATCTTGTCTTTGGGGAGTAACAAAGCTAAGATCAGCGCTTTAAAAAACAATGTATTGCTCCAGCAAAAAAATGCCGACATAACAAATCAGAGCATCCTTATTAGTTACAATCAATTGATAAGCGAATTGAACTTAGCGAAAAGCAAACTGGAATATTTTGAGAAGACCGCAAATCCAAATGCAGCAATCATTATCAGGAATGCAAATACTTCTTATACCAATGGAGATATTTCCTATATCGAATACATGCAAGGAATGCAAATGGCTAGAGAAATAAAACTGGACTACTTTGCTTCGTTAAATCGGTATAATGAAATAGTCATAAACCTTCAATATTTAATGAATAAATAGAAATTTTAATACCTTAAAAAAAGTAAAATGAAAAATAAAATAAAGATAATTTTATTCCTGTTCCTATTGCCATTACTGATGATCAATGTATCATCGTGCAAATCCAAATCTAACGAAAATGCGGCAGAAGAACATGCAGAAGGTGATGGCCATAATCATGAAGCAGAAGAGGACCATAGTGGTCATGACCATGCCGATGGTGAACATACTGAGCAAGAAGCACATAGCAAAACTGTACACCTGAATGCTGCACAGTACAAAAATGCAGGTATAGATACCGGCTGGTTTGAAATGAAAAATTTGAGTGATGCTATCAATGCTTCCGGATACACCAAACTACCACCGCAAAATCAGGCAGATGTTACATCGGCGATGGGTGGAATAGTAAAGACCATCAAAGTAATAGAAGGACAATATGTGAAACAGGGTCAATCGCTGGCGACCATACAAAGTCTTGAATACAATAAGATAAGGCTGGAGAAATCAAAACTGAAAGAATCACTCCAATCTGCACAAGCCAATAAACAATACCTGGATGTGGAATATAATAGGCAAAAAGAGCTCTCAGAGGAGAACATCAATGCAAAAAAGACATTTCAGAAAGTAGCGTCTGAATTGGAATTAGAGACAAAAAAAATTGTAAACCTGCTGGAACAGATAGAAATCACAGACCAAATGTTGATATTGGGCGGTACATCAAAATCACCCGTACTGTCCATCAATGCCCCAATATCAGGATATGTATCAGATATATATATCAAAATAGGAAGTAATGCTGAAACAGGAAAGCCAATGTTTACCATACTTGATAATTCAAAAATGCATGTGGATCTGCTGATATATGAAAAGGATCTTTTTAAAGTCAAAGTTGGTCAGGATGTCCGTTTTATACTTACCAATCAGAATAATAAAGAAATCAGGGGTAAAATAAAAAACATTGGCAAAAACTTTGAAAATGATACTAAATCTGTTGCGGTCCATGCGGATATCATCGATTTAAATCACAATCTAATACCAGGCATGTATGTCAATGCATTGGTTGAGATGGGTGGCAATAAAGTAAGCTCATTACCTTCGGATGCTATAATAAAAGCAGAAGGCAGAGAGTTTATATTTATCATGGAAAATGAACAACATGAAGAAGGTGAAATTACTTTTGCCAGAATCGAAGTAAAAACAGGTGTGTCCCAGCTTGGAAATGTTCAGGTAAATTTATTAGAACCTATACATGAGGGTGATAAAATTGTCACTAAAGGTGCCTTTTATCTGCAATCACATCTGACCAAAGAATCGGGAGGCGGAGGTCATGCTCATTAGCGTGGAAATCAATAATAATTTATTTTTAAATAATTCACTAATCATTTTTTAATATGAAAACATTTAATTTTTTTATTTTTCTAATTTTATTTTCTACTGTTTTTGTTTCTTGTGGAGAAAAGAAAACATCTCCGGAAAATAATTCGATGCAACAAGACACTGTAGGGGCAAAGGAGTTAGCACATGTCGATTATGTATGCCCGATGGATTGCGAAAAAGGTAAAGTTTACCATGAAATGGGCAAATGTCCTAAGTGTAAAATGGATCTGATTAAAAAAGAACATGAAGATCATGATGGGCATGATCACCATGAAGGAGATGGGCACGATCATAAAGAAGGAGATGGTCATGAACATAAAGAAGGCGACGGTCACGAACATTAATAGTGATTGAAATCTGATCCATAGTTTAAGTTCACAAATAAATATTTTATAACTTTTTAAACCAAATAAAAATGGCCATTGTAAAAGTAATTGAAGTCATTGCAAGCTCTCCAAACAGTATAGAAGAAGCTATGCAAAATGCGGTAACTGAAGTGTCTAAAACCATTCGAAATGTAGATTCGGTGTATGTAAAAGATACCAAAGCGCATGTAAAAGATGGTAAAATAATTTCTTTTGGCGTGATCTGTAACATATCTTTCAGAATAGATAATGATATGAATACAGTGGATTAGAGATTAAAGAAGTGTGAGATGCAATAAAAAAATTGCATCTCACTCATTATTCGTATTATTAATACGTTTTATTTTTGCATTACAAATCAAAATCAATGAATCAACGAAATACATTTATATCTGGTATGGTTGCCATAACCTTTTTAATCATATCCTGTAGTAAATTTGAGCCTGAAGCTCCTGATGATGATAATATACTAGATGGTCCTGTAAGCGGTCTCACACATGAACAAAATCGTCAGTTTTTAGCTGGAGACGTAGCATTTAATAATGAAATATTTACTCCTGCGACTGGACTGGGACCAATATTTGTAGCAACAAGCTGCGGAAGTTGCCATGCAGGTGATGGTAAAGGAACACCTTTTACTACACTGGTGAGATTTGGACAAACTGATAGCACCGGCAATAAGTATTTGCACTTAGGTGGTCCACAATTACAAAACAGAGCAATTCCCGGATTTAAAACAGAGGTCATACCAAATGGTGCTACTTCATCAAAATTTACACCACCTGCAAACACAGGACTTGGCTTTTTAGAACTGGTGAGTGATGAAGATATACTCTCCATGTCGGATCCTGAAGACAGCAATGGCGATGGAATATCGGGTGTGCCTAGTTTTGGATATTTACCGGAATTCATAACACCCAATAGTAATGCCGTGGTTAAAAATGGAAAATACATACACCGGTTTGGCAAAAAAGCGGCTGCTTACAATTTACTTCACCAAACGGTGAATGCATATAATCAGGATATGGGTATTACTTCCACCTTTACTCCACATGATGTATATAGTGGTCATACAATTGATCCAGAAGTGAGTGACAAAACTGTAAGAGATGTTGTTTTTTACCTTCAAACATTAAAAGCACCGATACAAAGAGACAGTGGAAATCCAATCAATGTACAGGGTAAAAATTTATTCTCACAAATCAATTGTTCGGGCTGCCATACACCACAACTGAAAACGGGTTTTTCTCCCGTCTCGGTATTGAGTAATAAGACCATATATCCTTATACAGATATGTTGCTTCATGATATGGGGAATGACCTTGATGATGGCTATACTGAAGGATTTGCAAAAACTTCAGAATGGCGAACGCCAGCATTGTGGGGACTAGGATTATCTCCAAATTCACAGGGTGGTCAGTATTTTTTAATGCATGATGGCCGGGCAAAAAGTATCGACGAAGCTATCATGATGCATGGTGGAGAAGCTAAACTAAGCAAAGATAAATTCAACCTGTTGAATGAGAGTGAAAAATCTGCCATCATTCATTTTTTAAAATCGTTGTAAGATGAATAGAAAAGATTTTTTAAAAACATGTGGGTTTGCATGCTTGGGCGGTAGTGCAATGGCGACCATTATGCAAAGTTGTACGGTAACAAAGACCATCACCGGTATTATTGAAAATAGTGATCTTATGGTAGCTATTTCAGATTTTGAATCTGTCTCAGATAATAAAATTACATTCAAAAAGTATGTCATTATAAACAATGACGTCCTGAAATTTCCCATTTGTGTATACAGAATAGAAGAAAATAAATACAACGCACTATGGCTGGAGTGCACTCACCAGGGAAATGAAGTACAAGTGTTTGGTGATAAGCTCCAATGCCCGGCGCATGGCAGTGAATTCAGTAATTCCGGGTTGGTAACCAATGGGCCAGCAGACAGGAATCTTCGCACTTTTCCTGTCACAATTGAAGGTAATTTTTTAAAAATTTCATTGAAAGCCGTATGAAGAAGATATTAACCTTGTGTTTATTTTTATTATATATGATACAACATATTCAAGCCCAGATTGATCCTTCCTTACTAAAAGATCCAACGGCACATTCTAAAAAGGATTTATTGAATATGGACGCCATTTATGATCGACCTTTTGTAACTAATCAAAAAGCCCCTGTCTCTCTTGGAGGTTATGTGGAAGCAAACTGGCAGCATATCGGAACGGATGGTATAAGCGATGGACATCAGCTTCAATTCCGGAGGATGACTTTATTTGTGGCATCATCTATCTCTAAAAGGATAAAGTTTTTGAGTGAGATTGAGTTTGAACCTGCTGATAAAGAAATTGCAATCGAGTTTGCGGCTGTTGATATGGAATTTAATGAATTGTTTAATCTGAGGGGAGGAATGATTATAAATCCTATAGGAGGGTTTAATCAAAATCATGATGGCCCTAAATGGGAGTTTACAGATAGACCTTTATCTTCGGTATCTTTGTTGCCTGCTACATGGAGCAATGCAGGTTTTGGGATTTATGGCAAAAAATATAATAAGAACTGGATGATAGGATATGAAATTTACGCATCCAGTGGATTTGATAATTCTATCATAGAGAATAGTGAAAACAAAACATTTCTACCGACTGCCAAAAAAAACACAGAAAGGTTTGAAGAACTGCCAAGTGGTACCCCACTATATACTACAAAGGTTGCCATACGTCATAGTAAAATAGGAGAAATAGGCTTGTCGTATATGGGAGGTATTTATAATAAATGGCAGGACGATGGCCTGGTCATTGATGAAAAGAGGAGTATTCATGTTTTTGCAGTGGATTTTAATACTACTTTACCTAAAACCAATACTTTTATCACCACGGAATGTGCTTGGGTAAATGTAGACATACCAAAAACCTATTCGGAGCAATTTGGGAATAAACAGTTTGGCGGTTTCTTGGACATCGTACAACCTGTTGTAAAAAGGACCATAGCAGGGTGGAAGGATGCAGTCATTAACATTGCAGTCCGGTTCGAATATGTTGATTGGAACAAGGGTCAATTTATTGATACAGGATCAAACATCGGAGATCATCTCTGGAGTATAATGCCGGCAGTTAGTTTTCGACCCAACTCTCAGTCAGTACTGCGACTAAATTATCGCATTCAGAAACAAACTGATGTATTAGGTAATCCACCCAGTAATACTGCTGGTTTTAATTTTGGACTTTCAACTTATTTTTAAAATATTATGGCACTAAAAATATATCTGCCCATTTATTTAATAATGTACATGCTGGTAGCATTTGTTATACCTACTTATCGTACCTATAAACAGACAGGAATAAATCCAATTACTTTTGGAAAAAATGATAATGCACATGATTATATTGGCTTCATCATGAAAGTGCTGATAGTTCTTTTGTTTGTTGCTGTGCTTACTTATTCTATGTCAGAAAAAATGTACTCCTATTTAGTACCAATTTCTTACTTGCAAACTCAAATACTGACTATAACAGGTTTGGCTTTAATACATATTGCTTTGGTATGGATAAGCATTGCACAATTTCAAATGAGTAATAGTTGGAGAATAGGCATTGATGAAGAAAATAAAACCAAATTAGTAACGGATGGTGTATTTTTAATCAGCAGAAATCCTATTTTTTTGGGTATGATCATAAGTGTGTTGGGCCTATTTTTTATTGTACCTAATGCGCTTACATTTTTTTTAACAATAACTACCTACATAATCATTCAAATACAGATACGATTAGAAGAAGAATTTTTGCAAAAGCAACACGCCCAAGACTATGTGAATTATAAACTCAAAACAAAAAGACTATTATAATTATGGAACACAAACACAAACACATATATGATGCAGAAGGTAATCAATTATGCTGCACACAACAAGAAAAAATATACATCTATGCTGGGGTTAAAGACAATGAATTTTTCAATCACAATCAAATTCTCTGAAATGATTGTACATATACATCCTTACATTACGAATGATAAATTAGCCGATAGAGGCAAAGAGAATTTATAGTTTTTATGATGGAAAAAGCGGAAGAAATATTAAAAGTAAAAGGTGTAAATCCTACGGCTGTTAGAATTTTAGTGCTAAGATATCTATTGGAGCATTTGAAATCTCAATCATTAAAAGATATTGAAGAAGGTTTAATGCATACCGATAGAAGTTCTATATTTAGGTCTCTAAAAACATTTGAAGAAAAAAAAGTTGTTCACAGCATCGAAGATGGGTCCGGTATGATTAAGTATGCTGTTTGTCCTACAGGATGTAATTGTGACCCACAAGATTTGCACTATCATTTTTATTGTACCAAGTGCGGCTATACCTATTGCCTTTTAGATAATCCAATACCTATTATCAAATTACCTCAAAATTTCAAAATGCAGCGAGCAAATATGGTAGTGAAAGGGCTTTGTAATAAGTGTAGTTAAACTTTGCAATTGAGTTGCAGTATATTCATAATAACTTTGTGGTAAAATTAAACATAAAAGCAGAAATAATGACAAAAGTTCTATTAAGTTTTCTTACATTCATAACCCTTTCAGTTAGTAATCTTCCAGCTCAAGCCGTTGATTTATCAATAAAACTTTTGGATAGTGAAAATCAAGAACCTTTAATTGGCGCCACTATTCTAATTAATGAAATTAAGCAAGGTACAGTAACTGACATTGATGGAATAGGTTTGTTTTCTAATTTACTTGTCGGTTCATATCGGTTTGAATTTTCGTTTGTAGGCTATGAGAAAAAAGACACAATTATATCAGTAAATGGGAGTAACAGTTTTTTTACCTTCAGTTTACAAAGTGCCAGCCAAGAAATAAGTGCTGTTACTATAAAAGCAACACGAAGTACTCGTACAATTACAAATATTCCTACTCGAATAGAATTTATCGGAGGTGAAGAGTTAGAAGAAAAGGCAATTATGAATGCACCCAATATATCTATGGTACTAAGAGAAAGTACAGGTATCCAAATACAGCAAACAAGTCTAAGCAGTGGAAATAGAAGTATTAGAATACAGGGCTTGGACGGTAGATATACTCAATTATTAAAAGATGGATTTCCTTTATATGGCGGTTTTTCAGGCGGTTTAAGTATAATGCAAATTCCTCCATTAGATTTAGCTCAGTTTGAAATAATAAAAGGAAGTTCTTCAACTCTATATGGCGGTGGGGCAATAGCTGGCTTAGTAAACATGGTATCAAAAAGACCAACGGAAGAAACAGATCTAAACATACTTATTTCTCAAACACATACAGGGGGTAGCTCAGGTAATGTTTTTTATAGCAAAAGAAAAGAGAAACTTGGATTTGCACTCTATGGAGCAGCACATTATAATTCAACTTACAACCCTGATGATGACACATTTACCAATATTCCAGAGACTACTTCGTTTTCATTAAATCCAAAACTATTTTATTATCCAAACGAAAAATCTACTGTTTGGATAGGCATAAATGCAACAACCGACAAAAGAGAAGGTGGAGATATTAATGTAGTTAAAAATGGAGTAGATGCTAACCACACCTACTTTGAGAACAATTCTACAAATAGATTTAGTACTCAATTTGCTTATGAATACAAATTAGCAAAAAGTCAGACTATAGAATTTAAAAATAGTGTGGGTTTCTTTAGTCGTAAAATCAATCAACCGAATTACATATTTAATGGAGACGAGACCAATACATTTACTGAATTTAATTATGGTAAAAATGGTGAAAAATCGGATTGGATAGTAGGTGCAAACCTGTATACTAATACCTTTAAGGAGATTACCGATAGTGCACCTCGAAATATGCAGCAAAGAACCTTAGGAGTTTTTGCCAACAATATTACAAACCTTTCAAGTAAGTTTATTTTAGAAACTGGTTTTAGAACGGATTATTCTTTAGATTGGGGTGTATTCCCATTACCTAGGATATCATTCCTCTGGAAAACTAACGATAAACTTTCAATCCGATTAGGTGGTGGGTTAGGATATAAAATTCCGGATATTTTCACAGAAGATGCCGCTACTCTTAACTTCCGAAATGTAAAACCAATAAGTCCAGATAATCTTAATGCAGAAAGATCTTATGGAGCAAACCTCGATATCAATTACAAATCATCACTAACCGACCATATCTTTTTCTCAATAAATCAATTATTCTATTTGACAGAAATTTCCAATGCTTTGCTTTTAGAGAATATTTCACCTACAGAATATCTTTTTAGCAATGCACCTGAAAATATTAGGAGTCTTGGTTCTGAAACAAATGTGAAATTTACTTATAAAGATCTTAGATGGTTTATAAATTATGCCTTGATTGATACAAGATTAAAGTATTTAGAAGGTAATCCCTTAAAACCTCTGACACCCAAACATAATGCCGGATCAGTTTTAATGTATGAAAATAAAGATTGGCGGATAGGATATGAAGTATATTATACTGGAAAACAATACCTTTCTAACGGTACTCAAACTAAAGATTTTACTACAGTGGGTTTATTAATTCAAAAACATTTCAAATGGGGAAGTCCCTATATCAATTTTGAAAACTTTACAGATAGAAGACAAAGTAGATATTCACCTGAAGTTTTAGGAACAGTTCGAAATCCTGTATTTCCTGAAATTTATGCACCTACAGATGGTTTTATTTTTACTGTAGGAATAAATATTAAGCCTTTTGGTCGTGAAGAATGTACTGATGATTGTCACTCCAAATAGCCACAAATAATAATACCGTTGAATATGCTTAAAATATATTTACCACTTTATCTCATTCTATACATGCTTATAGTATTAATAATACCTAATTATCAAACTATTAGGCAGACAAGAATGAATCATATTATATTTGGAAAGGATGATAATGTATATATTGGCTTTATCATAAAAATGCTGATAATTCTCTTTTTTTTTGTTGTATTTACCTATTCTATGTCAGAAAAAATGTACTCCTATTTAGTACCAATTTCTTATTTGCAAACTCAAACATTGACTATAATAGGTTTGGCTTTAATACATATTGCTTTGGTATGGATAAGCATTGCACAATTTCAAATGAGTAATAGTTGGAGAATAGGCATTGATGAAGAAAATAAAACCAAATTAGTCACGGAAGGTATCTTTTCAATCAGCAGAAATCCTATTTTTTTGGGTATGATCATAAGTGTGTTGGGCCATTTTTTTATTGTACCTAATGCCCTTACATTTTTTTTAACAATAACTACCTACATAGTCATAAAAATCCAGATACGATTAGAAGAAGAATTTTTGCAAAAGCAACACTCCCATGACTATGTGAATTATAAACTCAAAACAAAAAGACTATTATAATTATGGAACACAAACATATATATGATGCAGAAGGTAATCAATTATGCTGCACACAACAAGAAAAAATATATACCAATGCAGGAGCAGAAGACCTATTAAAAGAGCGGCATAGTAAAAACGATGGGCATTATCATGGTATTAAATATAAAACTGAACTAGACCACGACACAAGTACAGAACATACAGAGGCGGATGGTCACGATCATTCCAGTGGGAAAGAGAGCACTTTCAAAATGTTTTATCTTCCCATCATTTCATTCTTCCTTTTATTTTTTGCCCTTGCATTGGATCATTTGATTCCGCAAGCGTGGTTTACTGATTTGGTTCGATTAATTTGGTATTTGGGGGCATATGCACCGGTTGGTTTTCCGGTCATCAAAGATGCAATCGGTGCAATTAAAAAAGGGGAAGTGTTTTCAGAGTTTTTATTAATGAGTATAGCTACTATTGGGGCCTTTGCCATCGGAGAATTTCCTGAAGGCGTAGCTGTTATGCTTTTTTACAGCATTGGCGAAGTATTTCAAACATTGGCGGTAAAAAGAGCCAAAGCAAATATAAAAAGTTTATTAGATCAAAGACCCGATGAAGTTACCATTTTAAAAAACAATCAGGCAAGAAAGATAAAAGCGGAAACTGCAAAAATTGGGGACATTATTCAACTAAAATCAGGGGAAAAGTTAGGTCTTGATGGTGAATTACTTTCATACGCTGCTTCTTTTAATACAGCAGCATTGACTGGAGAAAGTAAACCCGATACCAAAATAAAAGGGGAATCAGTATTGGCAGGCATGATAAACCTTAACACGGTGTCACAGGTTAAAGTTACTGCTGCATATACCGATAGTAAGTTGAGTAAAATTTTAGAAATGGTGCAAAATGCCACTGCTCAAAAAGCACCAACTGAATTATTTATCAGAAAGTTTGCAAAAATATACACACCTATTGTAGTACTCTTAGCTGTACTCATCACTGCCCTTCCCTATCTTTTTGTTGACAATTATGATTTTAGTCAGTGGCTATACAGAGCATTGGTTTTCCTGGTTATATCTTGCCCTTGTGCCTTGGTCATAAGCATACCTTTAGGATATTTTGGTGGCATTGGTGCAGCTTCTAAAAATGGCATACTGTTCAAAGGCAGTAATTTTTTAGACATTATTGCCAATATTCAAAATGTAGTGATGGATAAAACTGGCACTATGACCGAAGGTGTTTTTAAAGTGCAGGATGTAGTAATAGATCAACAATACAACAAAAATGAAATATTACAAATGGTAAATGCTGTTGAGAGTCACAGTACACATCCGGTTGCTACCGCCATCCACAAGTATGTAGGTGATGTGGATAGGAATATCAAACCAGAAAATGTAGAAGAGATTTCCGGACATGGACTAAAAGCTATGGTCAATGGTAAAGAAATGTTAGTTGGTAATTTCAAATTGATGGACAAGTTCTCCATTGCTCATGAAGTTGATTCTAGCTCTATTGTTTACACCATCATCGCCATAGCTTATGATAAAAAATTTGTTGGCTATGTTACCATTGCAGATATTATCAAAGAAGATGCTCAGATTACAATAGACAGATTAAAAGCACTTGGGGTAAAAACAACTATGCTTAGTGGTGATAAAAGTAATGTTGTTCAGTTTGTAGCCAAGTCTCTCGGGATTATCAATGCATATGGAGATTTACTACCGGAAGACAAAGTCAATAAGGTAAAAGAAATAAAAGCCCAAAACGAAACCGTAGCTTTTGTAGGTGATGGTGTCAATGATGCCCCTGTGGTAGCACTGAGTGATGTTGGGATTGCTATGGGAGGATTGGGTAGCGATGCCACCATTGAAACTGCAGATGTTGTCATACAAGATGATATGCCTAGTAAAATACCTATGGCAATAAACATTGGTAAACAAACAAAAAAATTGTTTGGCAAAATATCTCATTGGCCTTCGGTGTCAAAGCAATTGTACTCATACTTGGGGCAGGTGGGTTAGCTACCATGTGGGAAGCCGTTTTTGCTGATGTGGGAGTGGCGTTACTGGCTATATTAAATGCCGTAAGGATACAGAAGATGAAGTTTTAATAAAAAATGAATCAATTATATTATCGGTAAAGCCAAATTGCCAACTTTAATTTCATTATTTGGTTTTAATTAAAATATTAGTAAATCCAATATTACAGAATAGGAGTTTGTAATAGCAAAACTAACCTTGTAATAGCCACTATTCAATCTCCAACTAATCAACCCCGCATACCTCAAATGATGCTTCTCAACAAGCTTTCCTGAAGCATCAGATATCTTCATAATGACTGGTCCTTTGTAGTCCGGAATGTCGATAAAGAATAGCCCTTTAGAAGGATTTGGGTAAATGTTGACTGTGTAAGTTTTAGCTGGTTTGTCTGGATGCGCTACGCAAAAACATCGCTCAACGAGTGATGGATCAAAGATAAAAGGATTGACATTGGATTGAATACGACCAATAGCCATGGTGCGATCGTATTCTGTGGAATCCACTACGTCTTTGCGATGCCATCTACAGATATCGGGCAACATTGATGTGAAAAAGGATCTTGATTTCTTAAGCATAGTGGCTCCGTATATGGAGTAAAAGTAGCATAGGGCTCTGGCGATATCGCCTTTAATGGACTCCCGTGGTTCGAATACATTAGAAGTGGATTCTGAATAATGTTCTATCAGCTTCAGATCAGGACGTGTGAACACCTTGTCATCCAATAGCCAATATTTGGTTTTGTCATCGGGAATGTCGCTGAAGGGGGCATTTTTTCTCATGGTGTTGATGTTGGCCTTAGAAGGCACCAAGTGATGCAGATCACCTAGTGCAGGCATGGAAGCTGATCCAAGCGATCTTGGAAAAAGATGTTCTGTTTGGATGCCATACTTGGCAGTCCAGGAAAGGATGTTAGTTCCCAGCGGCACGGGAATTTTATACCCGGAATAATAGCACTCGATTGAATCGTTTTGCAGGAAGATTTCAGTATAGAGTTTGGTCCGTGCTTGATAATATGGGAGGATGGTTTTGGGGGTGTAGTATTTTTTTAGTTCGGTGATGAGGGAATCTCCGCGGAGTCCGGGGAAGATGATTTCCTGTGATTGGAGATCGACAATAGATATAACCATTATAATGATGGTTTGAATATGATGTTTCATTAATTTTGTAATTGAAAATTTTAAAAAAATGCAGCCCCGACGGGCGCCGGAGCTGCAACAACATGAAGAAAAAAATCCGAAGTGCTATCAACCAACATCGGTGTATCATAAGGCTAAAGTTTAAACATAAATGCTACTTCCTCTTATCAAAGGAATCTGATTTGTACTCAATCCAGTTGCACATCTCCCGGAGACGACTTCGGACACGCTCACCATAGTGTTTTTCTATCTGTGGTGCAGTGAGATTGCTCGTGAAGTGTGTGAGTACTTGGCGCCCCTGAAAAAGCTCATAGCGCATCAGAATAATCTGTCCCAAGACATTGGTCTGGGTTCCGTAGTGCTTG
Proteins encoded in this region:
- a CDS encoding efflux RND transporter periplasmic adaptor subunit encodes the protein MINVSSCKSKSNENAAEEHAEGDGHNHEAEEDHSGHDHADGEHTEQEAHSKTVHLNAAQYKNAGIDTGWFEMKNLSDAINASGYTKLPPQNQADVTSAMGGIVKTIKVIEGQYVKQGQSLATIQSLEYNKIRLEKSKLKESLQSAQANKQYLDVEYNRQKELSEENINAKKTFQKVASELELETKKIVNLLEQIEITDQMLILGGTSKSPVLSINAPISGYVSDIYIKIGSNAETGKPMFTILDNSKMHVDLLIYEKDLFKVKVGQDVRFILTNQNNKEIRGKIKNIGKNFENDTKSVAVHADIIDLNHNLIPGMYVNALVEMGGNKVSSLPSDAIIKAEGREFIFIMENEQHEEGEITFARIEVKTGVSQLGNVQVNLLEPIHEGDKIVTKGAFYLQSHLTKESGGGGHAH
- a CDS encoding isoprenylcysteine carboxylmethyltransferase family protein, whose product is MALKIYLPIYLIMYMLVAFVIPTYRTYKQTGINPITFGKNDNAHDYIGFIMKVLIVLLFVAVLTYSMSEKMYSYLVPISYLQTQILTITGLALIHIALVWISIAQFQMSNSWRIGIDEENKTKLVTDGVFLISRNPIFLGMIISVLGLFFIVPNALTFFLTITTYIIIQIQIRLEEEFLQKQHAQDYVNYKLKTKRLL
- a CDS encoding transcriptional repressor, whose product is MEKAEEILKVKGVNPTAVRILVLRYLLEHLKSQSLKDIEEGLMHTDRSSIFRSLKTFEEKKVVHSIEDGSGMIKYAVCPTGCNCDPQDLHYHFYCTKCGYTYCLLDNPIPIIKLPQNFKMQRANMVVKGLCNKCS
- a CDS encoding TonB-dependent receptor; its protein translation is MTKVLLSFLTFITLSVSNLPAQAVDLSIKLLDSENQEPLIGATILINEIKQGTVTDIDGIGLFSNLLVGSYRFEFSFVGYEKKDTIISVNGSNSFFTFSLQSASQEISAVTIKATRSTRTITNIPTRIEFIGGEELEEKAIMNAPNISMVLRESTGIQIQQTSLSSGNRSIRIQGLDGRYTQLLKDGFPLYGGFSGGLSIMQIPPLDLAQFEIIKGSSSTLYGGGAIAGLVNMVSKRPTEETDLNILISQTHTGGSSGNVFYSKRKEKLGFALYGAAHYNSTYNPDDDTFTNIPETTSFSLNPKLFYYPNEKSTVWIGINATTDKREGGDINVVKNGVDANHTYFENNSTNRFSTQFAYEYKLAKSQTIEFKNSVGFFSRKINQPNYIFNGDETNTFTEFNYGKNGEKSDWIVGANLYTNTFKEITDSAPRNMQQRTLGVFANNITNLSSKFILETGFRTDYSLDWGVFPLPRISFLWKTNDKLSIRLGGGLGYKIPDIFTEDAATLNFRNVKPISPDNLNAERSYGANLDINYKSSLTDHIFFSINQLFYLTEISNALLLENISPTEYLFSNAPENIRSLGSETNVKFTYKDLRWFINYALIDTRLKYLEGNPLKPLTPKHNAGSVLMYENKDWRIGYEVYYTGKQYLSNGTQTKDFTTVGLLIQKHFKWGSPYINFENFTDRRQSRYSPEVLGTVRNPVFPEIYAPTDGFIFTVGINIKPFGREECTDDCHSK
- a CDS encoding c-type cytochrome, with amino-acid sequence MNQRNTFISGMVAITFLIISCSKFEPEAPDDDNILDGPVSGLTHEQNRQFLAGDVAFNNEIFTPATGLGPIFVATSCGSCHAGDGKGTPFTTLVRFGQTDSTGNKYLHLGGPQLQNRAIPGFKTEVIPNGATSSKFTPPANTGLGFLELVSDEDILSMSDPEDSNGDGISGVPSFGYLPEFITPNSNAVVKNGKYIHRFGKKAAAYNLLHQTVNAYNQDMGITSTFTPHDVYSGHTIDPEVSDKTVRDVVFYLQTLKAPIQRDSGNPINVQGKNLFSQINCSGCHTPQLKTGFSPVSVLSNKTIYPYTDMLLHDMGNDLDDGYTEGFAKTSEWRTPALWGLGLSPNSQGGQYFLMHDGRAKSIDEAIMMHGGEAKLSKDKFNLLNESEKSAIIHFLKSL
- a CDS encoding dodecin domain-containing protein yields the protein MAIVKVIEVIASSPNSIEEAMQNAVTEVSKTIRNVDSVYVKDTKAHVKDGKIISFGVICNISFRIDNDMNTVD
- a CDS encoding Rieske (2Fe-2S) protein, yielding MNRKDFLKTCGFACLGGSAMATIMQSCTVTKTITGIIENSDLMVAISDFESVSDNKITFKKYVIINNDVLKFPICVYRIEENKYNALWLECTHQGNEVQVFGDKLQCPAHGSEFSNSGLVTNGPADRNLRTFPVTIEGNFLKISLKAV